In the Streptomyces sp. BHT-5-2 genome, one interval contains:
- a CDS encoding DUF1697 domain-containing protein, translating to MSRQIALLRGINVGGHNRFPKAHQLELARSLGLSDVTVLLQTGNIVFADPGVPPRETARWFEERIAAELGLTVPVLVRTRDELAATVAGNPFPAAVPEPRTLHVTFLSGPPADTAGLDALDEAAYAPDRFRLLGRELYLWCPQGIGRSRLADAVGRARLGVTATARNWNTVTKLLALADA from the coding sequence ATGTCCCGTCAGATCGCCCTGCTCCGCGGGATCAACGTCGGAGGCCACAACCGCTTCCCCAAGGCCCACCAGCTGGAGCTGGCCCGTTCCCTGGGACTGTCCGACGTCACCGTCCTCCTGCAGACGGGCAACATCGTCTTCGCCGATCCGGGGGTTCCGCCGCGGGAGACCGCCCGGTGGTTCGAGGAGCGGATAGCGGCCGAGCTGGGCCTGACGGTGCCGGTGCTCGTCCGGACCCGCGACGAGCTGGCCGCCACCGTCGCCGGGAACCCGTTCCCGGCCGCCGTGCCGGAGCCCAGGACCCTGCATGTGACGTTCCTGTCCGGGCCGCCGGCCGACACGGCCGGGCTGGACGCGCTCGACGAGGCCGCGTACGCGCCGGACCGGTTCCGGCTGCTCGGCCGCGAGCTGTACCTGTGGTGCCCGCAGGGCATCGGGCGCTCCAGGCTCGCCGACGCGGTCGGCCGTGCCCGGCTCGGGGTGACGGCCACCGCGCGCAACTGGAACACCGTCACCAAGCTGCTGGCGCTGGCCGACGCCTGA
- a CDS encoding type II toxin-antitoxin system PemK/MazF family toxin, which yields MTASFDAADPHPPLPGSQGPTATVEIPPRAVGAVAMTYAPDPDGDPDPGEIVWTWVPFEENDGRGKDRPVLVVAREPAGTLLAVQLSSKRHNDDRDWVAIGAGPWDRAGRDSWIAVDRVLRVHPGGMRREACALDRGRFHLVANRLRELHGWR from the coding sequence ATGACCGCATCGTTCGACGCAGCAGACCCGCATCCGCCCCTGCCCGGCAGCCAGGGACCCACCGCGACCGTGGAGATACCGCCGCGCGCCGTCGGCGCCGTGGCGATGACCTACGCCCCCGACCCGGACGGCGACCCGGACCCCGGCGAGATCGTCTGGACCTGGGTCCCCTTCGAGGAGAACGACGGGCGCGGCAAGGACCGGCCGGTGCTGGTGGTGGCCCGGGAGCCGGCCGGGACGCTGCTGGCAGTGCAGCTGTCGAGCAAGCGCCACAACGACGACCGCGACTGGGTGGCGATCGGCGCGGGTCCCTGGGACCGCGCGGGGCGCGACTCCTGGATCGCCGTGGACCGGGTGCTGCGGGTCCACCCTGGCGGTATGCGGCGCGAGGCGTGCGCGCTCGACCGGGGCCGTTTCCACCTCGTCGCCAACCGGCTGCGGGAACTCCACGGCTGGCGCTGA
- a CDS encoding uridine kinase, which produces MRLEAITWERLTDALAARIDALTAHDGSPWLRVAVDGAPAAAPGDLAGRLAEALRLRGRAVHKAGTHGFLRPASQRLEYGREDPDSYHDEWFDRRALWREVFQPLEPGGTGRVLPDLWDPEADRATRSPYVELPPGGVLLLHGPLLLGHWFPFDLSVHLRLSPGALARRTPEDQRWTLPAFARYEAETRPGETADVVVRADDPRRPAWSGAAG; this is translated from the coding sequence GTGCGGCTCGAAGCGATCACCTGGGAACGGCTCACCGACGCGCTCGCCGCGCGCATCGACGCGCTGACCGCGCACGACGGGAGCCCCTGGCTGCGGGTGGCGGTCGACGGGGCTCCCGCCGCCGCCCCCGGCGATCTCGCCGGGCGGCTCGCCGAGGCGCTGCGGCTCCGGGGGCGGGCGGTGCACAAGGCCGGCACCCACGGCTTTCTGCGGCCCGCCTCGCAGCGCCTGGAGTACGGCCGCGAGGACCCCGACTCCTACCACGACGAGTGGTTCGACCGGCGGGCCCTGTGGCGCGAGGTCTTCCAGCCGCTGGAACCGGGCGGCACCGGGCGGGTGCTCCCCGACCTGTGGGACCCGGAGGCGGACCGTGCGACCCGCAGCCCCTACGTGGAACTGCCGCCCGGCGGTGTGCTGTTGCTGCACGGTCCGCTGCTGCTCGGCCATTGGTTCCCCTTCGATCTCTCCGTGCACCTGCGGCTGTCTCCGGGGGCGCTCGCCCGCCGTACGCCGGAGGACCAGCGCTGGACGCTGCCGGCGTTCGCCCGCTACGAGGCCGAGACCCGGCCGGGGGAGACGGCGGACGTCGTCGTGCGCGCCGATGACCCCCGCCGCCCGGCCTGGAGCGGAGCTGCCGGCTGA
- a CDS encoding IclR family transcriptional regulator C-terminal domain-containing protein, whose translation MGQRTAASQSTAPEAAQHTGRPSRSAAAGGSRTSGSGHAERVFLVQTAFAELGGSARGPGEIAEFTGLDDSVVYRILQSGIYQRIFERVDRGLYRLRTSAAQLAFTALDHRLDGAQTVLSDLREATGNGLAFLYMVAPFSGAQRQCVDMAVGDSDLAELGMTPRDVLSVTRSLRTGASGRTILAYLPEVLQQRVLAEPVPEQAGPGVYRDNDALLASLAEVRDLGHAVGYEECMAGWNSCAAPIMWDGAIMGAVLLLKQKTVMPDVPRSVVEATKEAAAVLSRYGAARPAMER comes from the coding sequence ATGGGCCAACGCACCGCAGCGTCGCAGTCCACGGCTCCGGAGGCCGCGCAGCACACCGGTCGGCCCTCCAGGAGCGCGGCCGCCGGCGGCTCCCGGACGTCCGGATCCGGTCATGCCGAGCGGGTCTTCCTCGTCCAGACCGCCTTCGCCGAGCTCGGCGGGTCCGCCCGCGGGCCCGGTGAGATCGCGGAGTTCACCGGCCTGGACGACTCCGTCGTCTACCGCATCCTGCAATCCGGCATCTACCAGCGGATCTTCGAACGGGTGGACCGCGGCCTCTACCGGCTGCGGACCTCGGCCGCCCAGCTCGCCTTCACCGCCCTCGACCACCGTCTCGACGGCGCGCAGACGGTGCTGAGCGACCTGCGCGAGGCGACCGGAAACGGGCTGGCGTTCCTCTACATGGTGGCGCCCTTCTCCGGCGCGCAGCGGCAGTGCGTCGACATGGCCGTCGGCGACTCCGACCTCGCCGAACTGGGCATGACCCCGCGCGATGTGCTGTCCGTGACCCGTTCCCTGCGCACCGGAGCCTCCGGGCGCACCATCCTCGCCTACCTCCCCGAGGTCCTCCAGCAGCGCGTACTGGCCGAGCCCGTGCCCGAGCAGGCGGGGCCCGGTGTCTACCGGGACAACGACGCGCTGCTCGCCTCCCTGGCGGAGGTCCGCGACCTCGGTCACGCGGTGGGCTACGAGGAGTGCATGGCCGGCTGGAACTCCTGTGCCGCGCCGATCATGTGGGACGGGGCCATCATGGGCGCGGTGCTGCTGCTCAAGCAGAAGACCGTGATGCCGGACGTCCCCCGGAGCGTCGTCGAGGCGACGAAGGAGGCGGCGGCCGTGCTCAGCCGCTACGGGGCGGCCCGGCCGGCCATGGAGCGCTGA
- a CDS encoding zinc-binding dehydrogenase — MRAIVMREFGGPDVLRLEDAREPTPRAGHALVDVTLAGVNYADVHVRGDTYLAPVELPYIPGNEVVGTLDGGRRVVGLTRGGGYAERALLHRRVTWDVPDAVSDEQAVALALQGNSAWHLLFTALRLTEGESVVVPAAAGGVGTLAVQLAARAGAKVIGLAGSAAKRRLALELGAHAVVDSTAEDLTERILDAAGGPVDTALEMTGGATFARTMAAVAPRGRLAVYGFAGGELANVSTRELMERSLTVSGFWLPQLYADRTALPTSMRALFDAVADGSLRTLTGTTYALGEAARAHRDLAARTPTGKLALDVTR; from the coding sequence GTGCGCGCGATCGTGATGCGAGAATTCGGCGGCCCGGACGTGCTCCGCCTGGAGGACGCCCGCGAGCCGACGCCCCGCGCCGGGCACGCGCTCGTCGACGTGACGCTGGCGGGTGTCAACTACGCCGATGTGCACGTCCGCGGGGACACCTACCTCGCGCCGGTCGAACTGCCGTACATACCCGGCAACGAGGTCGTCGGAACCCTCGACGGCGGCCGGCGGGTCGTCGGACTCACCCGAGGCGGCGGCTACGCGGAACGGGCCCTGCTGCACCGCCGCGTCACCTGGGACGTCCCCGACGCCGTCAGCGACGAACAGGCGGTCGCGCTGGCCCTCCAGGGCAACAGCGCCTGGCATCTGCTCTTCACCGCGCTGCGCCTCACCGAGGGCGAGAGCGTCGTCGTCCCGGCCGCGGCGGGCGGCGTCGGCACACTGGCCGTCCAGCTCGCGGCGCGGGCCGGCGCGAAGGTCATCGGCCTCGCCGGCTCCGCGGCCAAGCGCCGACTGGCCCTGGAGCTGGGCGCGCACGCGGTCGTCGACTCCACCGCCGAGGACCTCACCGAGCGCATCCTGGACGCCGCCGGCGGCCCGGTCGACACCGCGCTGGAGATGACCGGCGGCGCCACCTTCGCCCGGACCATGGCCGCCGTGGCACCGCGCGGCCGGCTCGCCGTCTACGGCTTCGCCGGCGGTGAGTTGGCGAACGTGTCCACCCGGGAGCTGATGGAGCGCTCCCTCACCGTCTCCGGCTTCTGGCTGCCCCAGCTCTACGCGGACCGGACGGCGCTGCCGACCTCCATGCGGGCGCTGTTCGACGCCGTCGCCGACGGCTCTCTCAGGACACTGACCGGCACCACCTACGCGCTCGGGGAGGCGGCGCGGGCCCACCGTGATCTCGCCGCCCGCACCCCGACCGGGAAACTCGCCCTCGACGTCACCCGGTGA
- a CDS encoding FAD-dependent monooxygenase has protein sequence MNASSRTTSAGLQFTHPYLAVVLGGGFTGMLAAAALSAYADVIVVERERLPRTPALPTDLPQPRHTHLLASDGARVVESLLPGTVERWLAEGAHRLAMPSEAVGPLPPGRSARRARTRQVFACSRDLLDRVVREQVPALPGVSVLDGTEAGRLTGTAEHVTGVWVRDTTSGETYRLDADLVVDATGRSSTTPDRLSALGLPAVPEDVRDSGIVCATRIFRTPPGYENSPVLTARSDCCPVGAAGGGNPSASLLPAARTATLVPIEDGRWLVTLTGGSGGERPSERADRFVPFTRRIHAAIGDLIADAEPLSEVRLTRDTSSRRHRYEQLPSWPSGFVALGGAVTSVNPDSGQGLSLAAHGAAALREALRRHGLDDPALGRRVQRAIGRLVEAPWALATGAELPPSPRAGAPRPSLATRVVHGAMSGLRVPAAGLPPVCRAYVDVVRPAVSVAHPPRPCTPQAAPAAPSSAVRPPDPDAPDTPPALPSPLAPSAAALTAPPPAAAPGAPGAEQTPRRLPRPLGFGPASLRLRRVNGGRRKPGGA, from the coding sequence ATGAACGCGTCGAGTCGAACGACCAGCGCCGGGCTCCAGTTCACGCACCCGTACCTCGCCGTGGTGCTCGGCGGCGGTTTCACGGGCATGCTCGCCGCCGCGGCACTGTCCGCGTACGCCGACGTGATCGTGGTCGAGCGGGAGCGGCTGCCCCGGACGCCGGCGTTACCCACGGATCTTCCGCAGCCACGGCACACCCATCTGCTGGCGTCGGACGGCGCCCGGGTCGTGGAGAGCCTGCTGCCCGGCACGGTCGAACGGTGGTTGGCCGAGGGCGCCCACCGGCTCGCGATGCCGTCGGAGGCCGTCGGGCCGCTGCCGCCCGGCCGGTCCGCCCGCCGGGCGCGTACGCGGCAGGTGTTCGCCTGCTCCCGCGATCTGCTCGACCGGGTCGTGCGCGAGCAGGTGCCGGCCCTGCCCGGGGTGTCGGTCCTCGACGGCACGGAGGCGGGGCGGCTGACCGGCACCGCCGAGCACGTCACCGGGGTGTGGGTCCGCGACACCACCAGCGGTGAAACGTACCGCCTGGACGCCGACCTCGTGGTCGACGCCACCGGCCGCTCCTCCACGACCCCGGACCGGCTGTCGGCGCTGGGCCTGCCCGCCGTCCCGGAGGACGTCCGGGACTCCGGCATCGTCTGTGCCACCCGCATCTTCCGCACACCGCCCGGATACGAGAACTCCCCGGTGCTCACCGCCCGTTCGGACTGCTGTCCGGTCGGCGCCGCGGGCGGCGGCAACCCGTCGGCCTCCCTGCTCCCGGCCGCGCGGACCGCGACGCTGGTCCCGATCGAGGACGGGCGCTGGCTGGTCACCCTCACCGGCGGCAGCGGCGGCGAGCGGCCGTCCGAACGCGCCGACCGCTTCGTGCCGTTCACCCGCCGGATCCACGCGGCCATCGGGGACCTCATCGCCGACGCCGAGCCGCTGAGCGAGGTACGGCTGACCCGCGACACCTCCAGCCGCCGCCACCGCTACGAGCAACTGCCCAGCTGGCCCTCCGGGTTCGTCGCCCTCGGCGGCGCGGTGACCTCGGTCAACCCGGACTCCGGGCAGGGCCTGTCCCTCGCCGCGCACGGCGCCGCCGCGCTCCGCGAGGCGCTGCGGCGACACGGCCTGGACGACCCCGCGCTGGGCCGTCGGGTGCAGCGCGCCATCGGCCGTCTCGTCGAGGCACCGTGGGCGCTGGCCACCGGCGCGGAGCTGCCGCCGTCCCCGCGTGCCGGTGCGCCACGGCCGTCGCTGGCCACGCGTGTGGTGCACGGCGCCATGAGCGGGTTACGCGTCCCCGCCGCCGGACTGCCCCCGGTCTGCCGCGCCTATGTGGACGTGGTCAGGCCCGCCGTCTCCGTGGCCCACCCACCGCGCCCGTGCACCCCGCAAGCGGCACCCGCAGCGCCGTCGTCCGCGGTACGGCCACCGGACCCCGACGCCCCGGACACCCCGCCCGCGCTACCGTCCCCGCTCGCCCCTTCCGCCGCCGCGCTCACGGCGCCGCCGCCCGCGGCCGCGCCGGGCGCCCCCGGAGCCGAGCAGACGCCCCGCAGACTGCCCCGCCCCCTCGGCTTCGGCCCCGCGTCGCTGCGCCTGCGGCGGGTCAACGGCGGCCGCCGGAAGCCCGGCGGGGCCTGA
- a CDS encoding CDP-glycerol glycerophosphotransferase family protein codes for MGDDPERWQTFPGERLVVVIARTVTSTVRVLDVLRPVLRDDPRLHLVFAFDPSSAFNDGVHALLHSVGARVLPWHQFPRVSPDLIITATENADLTTGHHTCPVLVLPHGVGFHKVVPDSRSDRDRLAGVVPDALLRSGRARLAISHPDQAAQLAAAHPATSGRTLLVGDPCYDALLDGRALRDRYRRALGLTDRRRLVMISSTWRDHSVLGRDPALPARLLAELPLDDYAVALVTHPNITSAHGDYTLRSHLDSAHDAGLLTIPPTAGWQATLLAADLLIGDHGSVTFYGAALGTPLLLGTFGDDEAVTGTPMAELGRIAPRLRPEAPLRPQIERVLDLGGTDGDDTGERVRKVGESAFAAPGRALGLLRTAVYGLLGLPEPAGAPPPRRAPAPPVPQGRPEPEKEPATACYVHTSLSEGAGGPDGLRISVERTPAAVADLFPDDRRDAPGGPFRHLSCADDEWDRQWPESASVLVRRTAADTAVGADRWIDDTFARYPGALLASAIVAGRGCRVGLCDGRTVEVSATGRLDDATVLAAAVYACLRAGHPLEGFVTLALGGRTEDVALRLTRRTSGPRPAL; via the coding sequence GTGGGTGACGATCCCGAGCGCTGGCAGACCTTCCCCGGCGAACGGCTGGTCGTCGTCATCGCCCGCACCGTCACCTCGACCGTCCGGGTCCTCGACGTCCTCCGTCCCGTCCTGCGCGACGACCCACGCCTCCACCTGGTCTTCGCCTTCGATCCCAGCTCGGCCTTCAACGACGGCGTGCACGCCCTGCTCCACTCGGTCGGCGCCCGAGTGCTGCCCTGGCACCAGTTCCCCCGGGTCTCCCCCGACCTGATCATCACGGCGACCGAGAACGCCGATCTCACCACCGGGCACCACACCTGCCCGGTGCTCGTACTGCCGCACGGGGTCGGCTTCCACAAGGTCGTCCCCGACTCCCGCAGCGACCGCGACCGACTGGCCGGTGTCGTCCCGGACGCGCTGCTGCGCAGCGGACGCGCCCGGCTCGCGATCTCCCACCCGGACCAGGCGGCCCAGCTCGCCGCCGCGCACCCCGCCACGTCCGGCCGCACCCTGCTCGTCGGCGACCCCTGCTACGACGCGCTGCTCGACGGGCGGGCGCTGCGCGACCGCTACCGCCGGGCGCTCGGCCTCACGGACCGGCGGCGGCTGGTCATGATCAGCTCGACCTGGCGCGATCACTCGGTCCTGGGCCGGGACCCCGCTCTCCCGGCCCGCCTGCTCGCCGAACTCCCCCTGGACGACTACGCGGTTGCACTGGTCACCCACCCCAACATCACCTCCGCCCACGGCGATTACACCCTCCGTTCGCACCTCGACTCCGCGCACGACGCCGGGCTGCTGACGATCCCGCCGACCGCCGGCTGGCAGGCCACCCTGCTCGCCGCCGACCTGCTGATCGGTGACCACGGGTCGGTCACCTTCTACGGCGCGGCGCTCGGCACGCCGCTGCTGCTCGGCACGTTCGGCGATGACGAGGCCGTCACCGGCACACCCATGGCGGAACTGGGCCGGATCGCCCCACGGCTACGCCCCGAGGCACCGTTGCGCCCGCAGATCGAGCGGGTGCTCGACCTGGGCGGAACGGACGGCGACGACACCGGGGAGCGGGTGCGCAAGGTCGGTGAAAGCGCCTTCGCCGCACCGGGCCGGGCCCTGGGACTCCTGCGCACCGCCGTCTACGGCCTGCTGGGACTCCCCGAGCCGGCCGGCGCGCCACCTCCGCGGCGCGCCCCGGCGCCGCCCGTCCCTCAGGGCCGCCCGGAACCGGAAAAGGAACCGGCCACCGCCTGTTACGTCCACACCTCCCTCTCCGAAGGCGCCGGTGGGCCCGACGGCCTTCGGATATCCGTCGAACGCACCCCCGCCGCCGTCGCCGACCTCTTTCCCGACGATCGGCGCGATGCTCCCGGGGGCCCGTTCCGTCATCTGTCCTGTGCCGACGACGAGTGGGACCGGCAGTGGCCGGAGAGCGCCTCCGTCCTCGTCCGTCGGACCGCCGCCGATACCGCCGTGGGCGCCGACCGGTGGATCGACGACACCTTCGCCCGCTACCCCGGCGCGCTGCTCGCCTCCGCCATCGTCGCCGGCCGGGGCTGCCGGGTCGGGCTGTGCGACGGCCGGACCGTCGAGGTGTCCGCCACCGGCCGGTTGGACGACGCCACGGTCCTGGCCGCCGCCGTCTACGCCTGCCTGCGCGCCGGGCACCCCCTGGAAGGCTTCGTCACCCTTGCCCTCGGCGGCCGTACCGAGGATGTGGCGCTCCGCCTCACCCGCCGGACGAGCGGGCCGCGCCCCGCCCTCTGA
- a CDS encoding NB-ARC domain-containing protein has product MSGTVHGPVIQAGVVQGDLHFEMPRREQPVPRQVPAALRQFVDREPVLAEIDGWVGDGGGLAVLSGLPGVGKSATVRRWAAGERGRFPGGEFYIDFAELRAQRGGDVSAGVSHCLRALGVEDEYLPGTLGELTALLRSRTADDRVLMVLDDVTEPAQVRALIPGAPGSVVLATSQSRLGELLGEGARLMSLEPLSPEHGLELLRGLCGEKRIAAGDEDAALRIVASCGGLPVALHVAAARLVMHPGLPVAALADELADDRRRLEALRRGEERPVSAVLGVAYAGLPAPAARLYRLLGLHPGRRWDAASAAAAAGTTVAHAAGQLDVLDAASLVTMAADGRYEFHDLVRLHAREQAVQEDDEVARTAVVARVVEHLLTRAAQADLAVMGRRLRIGTYTDRLGEADRATAFADRQEALDWLDAWRAELLSAQQTAADHGWHRQVWELAEALTALFLNRRYLNDWVRSGDLGVRHAAADGNPAAEARLRTLLSRPLMDRDELRRARRELETAVARADESGHTLLRASAREFYGRYWDRCDPARAVATYEEAMVLYRAAGDDRGIAIGRYFMGRAQHAVGSTEEARATLEGAYDGFMAIDDRRMGARALAAIGGVLRDLGETTEAVAALEEAGSMLRERGAVHYEAQVCETLAELAEQCGDHEQWRRHLTRALEIYEAGGGPRAVELRRRLTETSAGAQGRVGTSGGEGAGHTDTGTHTDTGTDASDSSAG; this is encoded by the coding sequence TTGAGTGGGACTGTACACGGCCCGGTGATCCAGGCCGGGGTGGTCCAGGGCGATCTGCACTTCGAGATGCCGCGGCGGGAGCAACCGGTGCCACGGCAGGTGCCGGCCGCGCTCCGGCAGTTCGTCGACCGCGAGCCGGTGCTGGCCGAGATCGACGGCTGGGTGGGCGACGGCGGCGGCCTGGCGGTGCTCAGCGGCCTGCCCGGAGTGGGCAAGAGCGCGACCGTACGGAGATGGGCGGCGGGGGAGCGCGGCCGCTTCCCCGGCGGCGAGTTCTACATCGACTTCGCCGAGCTGCGGGCGCAGAGGGGCGGCGACGTCTCGGCCGGGGTGAGCCACTGCCTGCGGGCACTCGGCGTCGAGGACGAGTATCTGCCGGGCACCCTGGGGGAGTTGACGGCCCTGCTGCGCAGCCGGACGGCGGACGACCGGGTGCTGATGGTGCTCGACGACGTGACCGAGCCGGCGCAGGTACGGGCGCTGATCCCGGGCGCCCCCGGCAGCGTCGTTCTCGCGACCAGCCAGTCCAGGCTCGGGGAACTGCTCGGCGAGGGCGCCCGCCTCATGTCGCTCGAACCCCTGTCGCCGGAGCACGGGCTGGAGTTGCTGCGCGGGCTGTGCGGGGAGAAGCGCATCGCCGCCGGCGACGAGGACGCGGCGCTGCGCATCGTGGCGAGCTGCGGCGGGCTGCCGGTGGCGCTGCATGTCGCCGCCGCGCGGCTGGTGATGCATCCAGGTTTGCCGGTCGCCGCGCTGGCCGATGAATTGGCCGACGACCGGCGCCGGTTGGAGGCCCTGCGCCGGGGAGAGGAGCGCCCGGTGTCCGCTGTCCTCGGAGTGGCCTACGCGGGGCTGCCCGCACCCGCCGCCCGGCTCTACCGACTGCTCGGCCTGCATCCCGGCCGCCGCTGGGACGCCGCATCGGCCGCCGCGGCAGCCGGGACGACCGTCGCCCACGCCGCCGGGCAACTCGACGTCCTGGACGCCGCGAGCCTGGTCACGATGGCCGCGGACGGGCGTTACGAATTCCACGACCTGGTGCGCCTGCACGCCCGTGAACAGGCCGTCCAGGAGGACGACGAGGTCGCACGCACCGCGGTCGTGGCCCGCGTCGTCGAGCATCTGCTCACCCGCGCCGCACAGGCCGATCTCGCCGTCATGGGCCGCCGGTTGCGCATCGGGACATATACGGATCGGCTGGGGGAGGCAGACCGTGCCACCGCGTTCGCCGACCGGCAGGAGGCGTTGGACTGGCTGGACGCCTGGCGCGCCGAGCTGCTGTCCGCCCAACAGACCGCCGCGGACCACGGATGGCACCGCCAGGTCTGGGAGCTCGCCGAGGCGCTCACCGCGCTCTTCCTCAACCGCCGGTACCTCAACGACTGGGTGAGAAGCGGTGACTTGGGCGTCCGCCACGCCGCGGCGGACGGCAATCCCGCCGCCGAGGCCCGCCTGCGCACCCTGCTGTCCCGCCCCCTGATGGACCGCGACGAGCTGCGCCGCGCCCGCCGGGAGCTGGAAACCGCCGTCGCCCGTGCCGACGAGTCCGGCCACACCCTGCTCCGCGCCTCCGCCCGCGAGTTCTACGGCCGCTACTGGGACCGCTGCGACCCGGCCCGCGCCGTGGCGACCTACGAGGAGGCGATGGTCCTCTACCGCGCCGCGGGCGACGACCGCGGCATCGCCATCGGCCGCTACTTCATGGGCCGCGCCCAGCACGCCGTCGGCAGCACAGAGGAGGCCCGGGCCACCCTGGAGGGGGCCTACGACGGGTTCATGGCCATCGACGACCGGCGGATGGGCGCCCGCGCGCTGGCCGCCATCGGGGGCGTGCTCCGCGACCTGGGGGAGACCACGGAGGCCGTGGCGGCACTGGAGGAGGCCGGCTCCATGCTGCGCGAGCGCGGAGCCGTCCACTACGAGGCGCAGGTCTGCGAGACGCTGGCCGAACTCGCCGAGCAGTGCGGTGATCACGAGCAGTGGCGGCGCCATCTGACGCGCGCCTTGGAGATATACGAGGCGGGCGGCGGCCCGCGTGCCGTGGAGTTGCGCCGCAGACTGACGGAGACCTCGGCCGGTGCGCAGGGTCGGGTCGGTACGAGCGGCGGGGAAGGCGCCGGCCACACCGATACCGGCACCCACACCGACACCGGCACGGACGCCTCCGACAGCAGCGCGGGGTAG